Proteins from a single region of Apium graveolens cultivar Ventura chromosome 7, ASM990537v1, whole genome shotgun sequence:
- the LOC141673622 gene encoding uncharacterized protein LOC141673622, which translates to MDRTWIFKDRDTLDYEIGVEEFLIFAEENASDPKRIPCPCKRCANFKKFTVKIIRGHLYENGFSLGYLDWIWHTQGSTSRSSVNRNAPTPASTPAPAPTSARTPIPSPGLASETVNVCDAAYNSSEYNNELYQFRRFVVDAEQPLYEGSECTKLKSILKLHNWKARFGISDSAFNDLLSTVGSLLPKDNVMPPNAYEAKKTLSDVGLEYIKYHSCPNNCILYRGVNVDASECPKCRLSRWKLGKDGKIRINVPAKVMWYFPIIPRFKRMFKSPSTSELMTWHSKQRIEDRKMRHPADSPSWRNIDYRWPAFGSDARNIRLALSADALIDDLKKLWEEGEPNVYDAYTKSYFTLKAILLWTINDFPAYGNLSGCVNKGYMCCPVCADDTVAKYLSHSRKMCYQGHRRYLARNHPYRKQKAAFNGQQKLGQARQPLSGEEVLLLQDKIKFQFWKEVRKSKKVDCPWKKKLVFFELEYWKFYHVRHCLDVMHVEKNVCDSLIGTLLNMKSKSKDSEASRLDMIDMGVRADLAPPKGEKKTYLPSSIFNLSKAEKKKMLSSLMHMKLPYGHASNIKNCVSMEELKMFGMKSHDCHILLQQLLPIAIRALCGPVFYRWMYAFERFNKVLKSYVHNRYYPEGCIAECYLGEESVEFCQEFVKQACTTAGLRKDEGKLSGPLSVVTMKSIDEKERDEAHLHVLLNNIEVQPYILMHKEYLEGIHQEKKKSVHWLLREHNRLFADWFLEKVSREMEENPGGVSETIRWIAGKPSFSVLTYEAYLVDGVRYFTKERDGVRVVQNSGVSLVAKTVQVSSAKDLNPVESDLTFYGVILEIWELDYHAFKAPLFLCNWEDNDKGVKVDDLGFTLVDLSRQGHKRDKYVSMDQVKQVYYIEDPVDAKWSVVLTSTTRDYQDVYNDDDLGDTTMENPPFCCQIPICDVGEDVVKNIRENIMGTWVKK; encoded by the exons ATGGACAGAACTTGGATTTTCAAAGATAGAGACACACTTGACTATGAAATCGGGGTTGAAGAGTTTTTGATATTTGCCGAGGAAAATGCTAGTGATCCTAAAAGAATCCCCTGCCCCTGTAAAAGATGTGCTAACTTCAAAAAATTTACAGTTAAGATTATCAGGGGACATTTATATGAAAATGGTTTTAGTCTGGGGTACCttgattggatttggcatacACAAGGGTCTACAAGTAGGTCATCAGTTAATAGAAATGCTCCGACCCCTGCATCTACGCCTGCCCCTGCACCTACGTCTGCCCGCACACCGATACCTTCCCCTGGCCTTGCATCAGAAACAGTCAATGTTTGTGATGCTGCATATAATTCGAGTGAGTACAATAATGAGTTATATCAATTTAGGAGATTTGTGGTTGATGCTGAACAACCTTTGTATGAGGGTAGTGAATGTACCAAGTTGAAGTCGATACTAAAATTGCACAATTGGAAAGCTAGGTTCGGAATTAGTGATAGTGCCTTTAACGATTTGCTGTCTACCGTTGGCTCTCTCCTTCCTAAGGATAATGTGATGCCACCTAATGCATATGAAGCCAAGAAAACCTTATCCGACGTGGGCCTAGAATACATAAAATATCACTCATGTCCAAACAATTGCATACTGTATCGGGGGGTAAACGTTGATGCTTCCGAGTGTCCTAAGTGTCGTTTATCTCGCTGGAAGTTAGGAAAGGATGGTAAAATAAGGATTAATGTTCCTGCTAAAGTAATGTGGTATTTTCCAATTATACCGAGATTCAAACGGATGTTTAAATCTCCTTCTACATCTGAACTAATGACCTGGCACTCAAAGCAGCGAATAGAAGACCGAAAGATGCGGCATCCAGCCGACTCTCCTTCTTGGAGAAATATCGACTATAGGTGGCCTGCCTTCGGTAGTGATGCACGAAATATTCGTTTGGCATTGTCTGCAGATG CCTTAATCGATGATTTAAAGAAGTTATGGGAAGAAGGTGAACCAAATGTTTATGATGCATACACCAAGTCATATTTCACTTTAAAAGCAATTTTATTGTGGACAATAAATGACTTTCCTGCATATGGAAATCTGTCCGGATGCGTTAATAAAGGTTATATGTGTTGTCCAGTATGCGCTGATGATACAGTTGCCAAGTATTTAAGCCATAGCAGGAAGATGTGTTACCAAGGCCATCGGCGTTACTTGGCTAGGAATCATCCATATAGGAAGCAAAAGGCCGCTTTTAATGGACAACAAAAATTAGGGCAGGCACGTCAACCTCTGTCTGGAGAAGAGGTTTTATTGCTGCAAGATAAAATTAAATTTCAGTTTTGGAAGGAAGTAAGGAAGTCAAAGAAGGTTGATTGTCCATGGAAGAAAAAGTTGGTTTTTTTCGAATTAGAATATTGGAAGTTTTACCATGTCCGTCATTGTTTAGATGTCATGCACGTCGAGAAGAACGTGTGTGATAGCTTGATCGGCACACTACTAAATATGAAATCTAAGTCTAAAGATAGTGAAGCTTCTCGTCTTGACATGATTGACATGGGGGTTAGGGCTGATCTAGCTCCACCAAAAGGAGAAAAAAAAACCTACTTACCCTCTTCGATTTTTAATTTGTCCAAGGCAgaaaaaaagaaaatgttgtcATCGTTAATGCACATGAAACTTCCTTATGGACACGCGTCAAACATTAAAAACTGTGTTTCCATGGAAGAATTAAAGATGTTTGGGATGAAGTCCCACGACTGCCACATCTTACTCCAACAACTGCTTCCTATTGCAATTCGTGCG TTATGTGGGCCGGTATTTTATAGATGGATGTATGCATTTGAGAGGTTTAATAAGGTGTTGAAGAGTTACGTACACAACCGTTATTACCCCGAAGGCTGTATAGCTGAATGTTATCTGGGAGAAGAATCAGTAGAATTCTGCCAAGAGTTTGTCAAGCAAGCTTGCACCACTGCTGGTCTTCGTAAAGATGAAGGCAAGTTAAGTGGTCCATTATCTGTTGTGACAATGAAATCAATCGATGAAAAAGAGCGGGATGAAGCTCATTTACATGTTCTTCTAAACAACATTGAAGTACAACCATATATTTT AATGCATAAGGAGTATCTAGAGGGAATCCATCAAGAAAAAAAGAAAAGTGTTCATTGGCTCTTGAGAGAGCACAATCGCCTTTTTGCCGATTGGTTTCTAGAAAAA GTTAGTAGGGAAATGGAGGAGAATCCTGGAGGAGTTTCAGAGACAATAAGATGGATAGCCGGAAAACCATCATTTTCAGTTTTGACTTACGAAGCTTATCTAGTAGACGGGGTCCGATACTTTACAAAAGAGCGAGACGGTGTGAGGGTTGTTCAAAACAGCGGAGTGTCTTTAGTTGCTAAAACTGTCCAAGTGTCTAGCGCTAAAGATTTGAACCCTGTAGAAAGTGACTTGACATTTTACGGTGTTATCTTAGAAATATGGGAGCTAGATTATCATGCATTCAAAGCCCCGTTATTTTTATGTAATTGGGAAGATAATGACAAGGGAGTTAAGGTGGATGATCTTGGGTTCACACTTGTCGATCTAAGTCGACAAGGCCACAAGAGAGATAAATATGTGTCTATGGATCAAGTAAAgcaagtttattatattgaagaTCCGGTGGATGCCAAATGGTCCGTTGTATTAACCTCTACAACTCGAGACTACCAAGATGTGTATAACGACGATGATTTAGGAGACACAACCATGGAAAATCCCCCATTCTGCTGCCAAATTCCTATATGTGATGTCGGTGAAGATGTTGTAAAAAATATTAGAGAAAATATTATGGGCACTTGGGTTAAGAAGTGA